One Jeotgalicoccus saudimassiliensis DNA window includes the following coding sequences:
- a CDS encoding DUF1002 domain-containing protein has protein sequence MIRKILAIALVAAMIPFGAQNANAASEWDNAVTVYGAALEQDSNLQNETANLLGVEDTDITDYVYSEDVNQYINKSYDNSVLKSSIRIIQTAEGSGLNIDINEDMGQILLISEETYQNALLTSGITDADVTIAAAQDVTGESALAGVYKAFEAQGEAIDPKKTQNAQDELETITDISEENSNVEGFSQVQLNKVITEVKVEIVNNFNGDVTEEQVRTIVDEKLAENGLDGMLSQQQIDRIIVIIMNIKDSGLFTGEEADRLVDSSKDLLDRITSSDSFQDAKDKATELGKDIVNSEEASSFMDSLRSFWERIVEFFKGLF, from the coding sequence ATGATTAGAAAAATACTTGCAATCGCATTAGTCGCTGCAATGATTCCCTTCGGCGCCCAAAATGCCAACGCAGCAAGTGAATGGGATAATGCGGTAACCGTCTACGGTGCAGCATTGGAACAGGATTCAAATTTACAAAATGAAACAGCAAACTTACTCGGTGTTGAGGACACTGACATTACCGATTACGTTTACTCAGAAGACGTTAATCAATACATCAACAAGAGCTATGACAACAGCGTACTGAAATCCAGTATCCGTATTATCCAGACTGCTGAAGGCAGCGGATTAAACATTGATATTAATGAAGATATGGGACAGATACTGTTAATCTCTGAAGAAACATACCAGAACGCACTGCTCACTTCAGGCATTACAGACGCTGACGTTACTATTGCAGCAGCACAGGATGTTACAGGTGAAAGTGCATTAGCCGGTGTATACAAAGCATTTGAAGCTCAAGGCGAAGCAATTGACCCTAAAAAAACACAAAACGCTCAAGATGAACTAGAAACAATCACAGATATTTCAGAAGAAAACTCAAACGTTGAAGGTTTCTCACAAGTACAACTGAACAAAGTAATCACTGAAGTTAAAGTTGAAATTGTAAATAACTTTAACGGTGATGTCACTGAAGAACAGGTCCGTACTATTGTTGATGAGAAATTAGCCGAGAATGGTCTCGACGGCATGCTCAGCCAGCAGCAGATCGATCGTATCATCGTCATTATTATGAACATTAAAGATTCTGGCCTTTTTACAGGTGAAGAAGCAGACAGACTGGTGGACAGTTCAAAAGACCTGCTTGACAGAATCACATCGAGCGACAGCTTCCAGGATGCTAAAGACAAAGCAACAGAACTAGGTAAAGACATTGTTAACTCGGAAGAAGCAAGTTCATTTATGGACTCACTCAGAAGCTTTTGGGAACGTATAGTAGAATTCTTTAAAGGATTATTTTAA
- a CDS encoding type II toxin-antitoxin system PemK/MazF family toxin has translation MVNQYDVIKVNLNPVKGNEKGKYRPCVVVSDTDFNNKVNIVWVLPVTSREKRYPTDVIIETMDNNIHGVVDCSQMRALDLGSHSYKLEDKLQQSCKTKVIERIKAILSI, from the coding sequence ATGGTAAATCAATATGATGTGATAAAGGTTAATTTAAACCCGGTTAAAGGAAATGAAAAAGGGAAATACAGGCCTTGTGTAGTTGTAAGTGATACTGACTTCAATAATAAAGTTAATATTGTCTGGGTACTGCCTGTAACGAGCAGAGAAAAACGCTATCCAACAGATGTTATTATTGAAACAATGGACAATAATATTCATGGTGTAGTGGATTGTTCACAAATGAGGGCTTTAGATCTTGGGAGCCATTCTTATAAATTAGAAGACAAATTGCAGCAGTCATGTAAAACTAAAGTGATTGAAAGAATTAAAGCGATATTGAGTATATAA
- a CDS encoding AbrB/MazE/SpoVT family DNA-binding domain-containing protein, with the protein MNTELKIFKSGNSQAISIKKKTMEEMGLKIGDRLNIEKINDEMILTKKEGKSFKEEWTFL; encoded by the coding sequence ATGAACACTGAACTGAAGATTTTTAAAAGCGGCAACAGTCAGGCTATATCAATTAAGAAAAAAACGATGGAAGAAATGGGTTTAAAAATCGGCGACAGATTGAACATCGAAAAAATAAATGATGAAATGATTTTGACAAAAAAAGAAGGTAAAAGTTTTAAAGAAGAATGGACATTCTTATAA